One Coffea arabica cultivar ET-39 chromosome 5c, Coffea Arabica ET-39 HiFi, whole genome shotgun sequence DNA window includes the following coding sequences:
- the LOC113690324 gene encoding conserved oligomeric Golgi complex subunit 5 has translation MASPAIQRSPLQRLSTFKDTPPPVTTTATTATPTPHSTTPTPLSPAPSALDSFSSDPIFSSFLSSDFDSTRFSSAALSSGSAASRIEKLQEGLRLLDSQLRHDVLSRHQDLLQQLSSIKAADSALSSLRSSVSSLQSSVKKIRSELSEPHRLISTKTLQLSNIHSTAELLQSTIRTLRLSKKLRDLFDSAPDPEKLDLSKAAQLHFEILSMYNESHLSGIDVADSELKWVSEIGQKLRAEGMRVLERGLEGLNQAEVGAGLQVFYNMGELRGTVDGLVSKYKAMGTKSVNVALDMKAISGGGSGGGGFAGPGGVQRSGTPQIGGGAKAKEALWQRMNVCMDQLHSIVVAVWHLQRVLSKKRDPFTHVLLLDEVLQEGDPTLTDCIWEALVKSFASQMKSIFTASSFVKEIFTVGYPKLFAMIENLLERIARDTDVKGVPPALTQEGKDQMISAIETFQTAFLALCLSRLSDLVNSVFPMSSRGTIPSREHMLRIVSRIQEEIEGVQLDPRLTLLVSRVITKVLHLLAERAEYQISTGPEARQIMGPATVAQQKNFTLCQHLQEIYTRLFSLMGGLPAIAVEIMSPALDAIYRVACDSVTSLFQAMRERLESCILQIHEQNFATLGMDAAMDNNASPYMEELQKSILHFRAEFLSRLLPRSASAASVGTEFICTGLVRNLASRVLIFFIRHASLVRPLSESGKLRMARDMAELELAVSQNLFPVEQLGAPYRALRAFRPVIFLETSQLEASPLLQDLPLSVTLHHLYSRGPEELQSPMQRNRLTPQKYSLWLDEKGEDQIWKGIKATLDDYAAKVRARGDKEFSPVYPLMLKLGSSLSANES, from the exons ATGGCCTCTCCGGCCATCCAAAGATCCCCACTTCAACGGCTCTCCACTTTCAAAGACACCCCTCCACCAGTCACCACCACCGCTACCACCGCCACCCCAACACCGCACAGCACCACCCCAACCCCACTGTCCCCTGCCCCTTCCGCTCTCGACTCCTTCTCCTCTGACCCCATTttctcctccttcctctcctcaGATTTTGATTCCACCCGCTTCTCCTCCGCCGCCCTCTCCTCCGGCTCTGCCGCCTCCCGCATTGAAAAGCTCCAAGAAGGCCTCCGCCTCCTCGACTCTCAGCTCCGCCATGATGTCCTCTCCCGCCACCAAGACCTCCTCCAACAGCTCTCCTCAATTAAAGCCGCTGATTCCGCTCTGTCTTCTCTCCGGTCGTCTGTCTCCTCTCTCCAATCCTCCGTCAAGAAAATTCGGTCCGAGTTATCCGAACCCCACCGGCTAATTTCGACAAAAACCCTTCAACTTTCCAACATTCATTCAACTGCTGAGCTGCTCCAATCTACAATTAGAACTCTCAGGCTATCGAAAAAGCTCCGGGATTTATTTGATTCGGCCCCGGATCCTGAAAAGCTCGATCTTTCGAAGGCGGCCCAGCTGCATTTTGAGATATTAAGTATGTATAATGAATCCCATTTGTCTGGGATCGATGTTGCGGACTCTGAGCTGAAATGGGTCTCcgaaattgggcagaaattgcGAGCTGAGGGAATGAGAGTGCTCGAAAGAGGGCTTGAAGGGTTAAATCAGGCGGAGGTGGGGGCAGGTTTGCAGGTGTTTTATAATATGGGAGAGTTGAGAGGGACTGTGGATGGATTGGTGAGCAAGTATAAGGCAATGGGAACTAAGAGTGTGAATGTGGCATTAGATATGAAGGCAATATCAGGTGGCGGCAGTGGAGGTGGTGGATTTGCAGGGCCGGGAGGGGTGCAGAGGAGTGGAACACCTCAGATTGGCGGTGGAGCTAAAGCAAAGGAGGCTCTTTGGCAGAGGATGAATGTTTGTATGGATCAGTTGCATTCTATTGTCGTTGCTGTTTGGCATTTGCAGAGAGTTTTGTCGAAGAAAAGGGACCCTTTTACGCATGTTTTACTCCTTGATGAGGTCTTGCAG GAAGGGGATCCTACGTTAACAGATTGTATTTGGGAGGCACTAGTTAAGTCTTTTGCCAGCCAAATGAAGTCTATTTTTACTGCATCAAGCTTTGTGAAAGAGATCTTCACTGTTGGGTATCCAAAGCTCTTTGCCATGATAGAAAATCTACTTGAAAGAATTGCACGTGATACAGATGTCAAGGGAGTTCCACCAGCTCTCACTCAGGAAGGAAAGGATCAGATGATATCTGCCATTGAAACCTTTCAGACAGCATTTTTAGCCCTCTGCCTCAGTCGCCTCTCAGATCTCGTTAATTCAGTCTTTCCAATGTCTAGCCGTGGAACTATTCCATCCAGAGAACATATGCTGAGGATTGTATCACGAATACAAGAGGAGATTGAAGGAGTACAACTGGATCCGCGTCTAACTCTTCTTGTCTCGCGTGTGATCACTAAAGTACTACATCTGCTTGCTGAAAGAGCTGAGTACCAG ATATCAACAGGTCCTGAAGCACGCCAGATAATGGGACCTGCAACTGTGGCGCAGCAGAAGAACTTCACACTATGTCAACACCTGCAAGAAATTTATACACGTCTATTTTCCCTAATGGGAGGATTGCCTGCTATCGCCGTTGAAATTATGTCTCCTGCACTTGACGCTATATATCGTGTTGCATGTGATTCAGTGACATCCTTGTTCCAAGCCATGCGAGAACGCCTAGAGTCCTGTATTTTGCAAATTCATGAGCAGAATTTTGCTACACTTGGCATGGATGCTGCTATGGATAACAATGCATCACCATACATGGAAGAGTTGCAGAAGAGCATCCTTCACTTCCGTGCTGAATTTTTATCTCGGCTGTTGCCTAGATCGGCGAGTGCTGCCTCAGTGGGGACTGAGTTTATATGCACTGGGCTTGTCAGGAACCTGGCTTCTCGGGTTTTGATATTTTTCATTCGACATGCTTCACTGGTTAGACCACTTTCTGAATCTGGCAAGTTGAGGATGGCTAGGGACATGGCAGAGCTTGAGTTAGCAGTAAGCCAAAATTTGTTCCCGGTAGAACAGCTTGGGGCACCATATCGAGCACTTCGAGCATTCCGACCtgttattttcttggaaacttCTCAACTGGAGGCATCGCCACTTCTTCAAGATCTACCACTGAGTGTCACACTGCACCATCTTTACTCACGAGGACCAGAAGAGCTACAATCACCTATGCAAAGAAACAGACTTACACCTCAAAAGTATTCATTATGGCTGGATGAGAAAGGGGAGGATCAGATCTGGAAAGGAATCAAAGCTACTCTAGATGATTATGCTGCAAAGGTAAGGGCCAGAGGAGACAAGGAATTCAGTCCTGTGTACCCTTTGATGCTGAAACTGGGATCATCTTTATCGGCAAATGAGTCATGA